Below is a genomic region from Epinephelus moara isolate mb chromosome 9, YSFRI_EMoa_1.0, whole genome shotgun sequence.
GTTGCGTCGAGGTCCAGAGCTGTGCCGCGACATCCTCATGGTCCTCTGGCGCACATACACAAAGATGTGGGCATATAGCGTCACCATGACGACAAAAGTCACTAGGTTAAACACTGCCCAGAAGACCAGGTAGGAGTTGCTGTAAAGCGGCGCCATGTTGGAGCAAGACTTAATGCTACAGATACAGTTCCACCCCACGCTGGGGATGGCCCCCATGACTATGGACATGGTCCAGATTATGAcaatcaccaccaccacacgCCGGTTACTCATCCGTGTGTGTAGCTGCATGCGGAACACGGTGATGTGGCGCTCGATGGCGATGGCCAGTAAGTTGGCCACGGACGCCGTTAGGCTGGTGTCGATCAAGCCCTGGCGCAGCAGCCACGTGGAAACAGTGAGGCGCCGCGTGTTGGGTCCCGTGTTGAACATCAAGTAGAAGTAGGCCAGGCCGGCGAAGAAGTCAGCAGCTGCCAGGTTGGCCATCAGGTAGTAGATGGGGAAGTGGAATCTCCTGTTGACGTAGATGGCGATCATCACCAGAAGGTTGGCGAGCATGATGAAGATGCACACGGTGATGCCCAGGCCCATCACCAGCCTGCTGACAGTGTTCCAGTCAGTAGCAAGGTACTTGCCGCTGCGGTTGTAGAAGAAGGCG
It encodes:
- the lpar1 gene encoding lysophosphatidic acid receptor 1; this encodes MDDEQCYYNETIAFFYNRSGKYLATDWNTVSRLVMGLGITVCIFIMLANLLVMIAIYVNRRFHFPIYYLMANLAAADFFAGLAYFYLMFNTGPNTRRLTVSTWLLRQGLIDTSLTASVANLLAIAIERHITVFRMQLHTRMSNRRVVVVIVIIWTMSIVMGAIPSVGWNCICSIKSCSNMAPLYSNSYLVFWAVFNLVTFVVMVTLYAHIFVYVRQRTMRMSRHSSGPRRNRDTMMSLLKTVVIVLGAFIVCWTPGLVILLLDVFCASCNVLTYEKFFLLLAEFNSAMNPIIYSYRDKEMSATFRQILCCQRQENVNGTTAEGSDRSASSINHTVLSGGMHHHHNEHSVV